A single Anopheles arabiensis isolate DONGOLA chromosome 2, AaraD3, whole genome shotgun sequence DNA region contains:
- the LOC120904670 gene encoding LOW QUALITY PROTEIN: serine/threonine-protein kinase pakD (The sequence of the model RefSeq protein was modified relative to this genomic sequence to represent the inferred CDS: deleted 1 base in 1 codon), translated as MAASPGSDNNCNIYMPPLGCSVASSHDFSDYQWFTDFGSYRDGVATHQSILSALSASYNGIGELSYYEKMAKDIDANLAEIDMESFRKEDINSLLTAIPTQLRLDDAERRTRNNNRIFSTITSCTAAGLIPADMMDNSFCKSEILFSPVKESHISVDSLDMDGYPDEEDIILTCQANKDNYTIAFEQSILYSEESYYDGPEHYGKYKRMNILNNLQSRTQFIRQKESMSRSEVNYTTWSNLKRNVTTPRPPITVNPLITHISRHNRTCFVRKSFSMPNLQSEQSCSLQQVQLPSQERHQLNVSQAANGNNSDESFDRPMRTLLPMCTIPTDSENESSTNGNEINDSEQSAANEHITVQEHRESLMQAQQLQEQQPPQQQTLQQPSFNLVKLFIKQKSSSTDTCMDVSSGCWPSDSTNSGGSGDHQIHHLGNGTMAARCRKKSMHDSGKCSTTGGGSIGGRQGEEDEFQLDSLDAQINNAHVNANNNNGSDGGEDDPNEERGPPSSPQRAHGTNGGSVPGHMKLNDFNRQMHGSPRRQYKGFSMNIGGRRLLQDLLQQHNGSCAGSASPLNSSTSINNNNNNNSHNVNNNNSYKDTNSDTSRTSENLTQIFNHSGNNNTTTSTGSKTKIPIDMITKSMQTSLIGAPAANGGTATREKVRVIPPSFLDRLNELGDKQKAPVFVVYPNYALPDLGFLKTQNEVVISPLSFKETMTGAGRPLKKPRPVSMNDIENIRQREYKHVTDWKSLVFLLPTEYRKLLRHIPEVGELSMSTEKQPMFCMTPPLRRGVARGVSCDCTNLLQQNTQTYNSSSSGGSSSAAPSSGYRGSSTMLTTDSEMDGILAPSNSSNLFNNNLYVYQYDSPAEVLVPCERPPSGRTAGVAPKSILRRPQGSVRGASNSSGSGANGQSNMKAKRSSMFEEQQGPHFPQGSREKRRSLQEHHSYNFYEDAEEEEEDYEEHRNEQKLHNSPNMIPHPRLANTPKLPSADHYHKLNKLVEMNDNDMANLANGKQQQCVDEDLEARARAEQFLSHVPKSELKHYAEIAHILESTEMIESSEPPYDRTRLRNEVSRLLSQKRSVAFTKQQTTPTSIGGNNTTPVRQQAAPATALLRPTEIKFSTPPNSPNMSVTVAKTGHHVAGGMMAEKKPPVAQRTPSSLAGSPASGTEKEKQDKIQTNRFKRLQIQWELLSKESTKASSESQRKEIRSGGNTPTGGNGGPKSRIPRPVSYPTTRTNSDPVVSKTLKSPSRIVAPRKYGAMQSPVTTPPTPAPRTPSKTFSNVTPKKVSSAPSRPATRTRIPLGNRSKKIPAK; from the exons ATGGCTGCCAGTCCCGGTTCAGATAACAATTGTAACATCTACATGCCACCGTTAGGATGTTCCGTGGCATCCTCGCATGACTTCAGCGATTATCAGTGGTTTACTGATTTTGG AAGTTATCGCGACGGAGTGGCTACACACCAGAGCATCCTTTCGGCACTATCCGCGTCGTACAATGGGATCGGCGAACTGTCGTACTACGAGAAGATGGCGAAAGATATTGATGCAAATCTTGCCGAGATCGATATGGAAAGCTTTCGCAAAGAGGACATCAATTCGCTGTTGACTGCCATTCCAACGCAGTTACGGCTAGACGATGCCGAGCGCAGAACGCGCAATAATAATCGCATTTTCTCGACGATAACCAGTTGTACGGCAGCTGGACTAATACCGGCCGATATGATGGACAATTCATTCTGCAAATCGGAGATTCTCTTTTCGCCGGTAAAGGAATCGCACATCAGTGTAGACTCACTAGACATGGATGGGTACCCGGATGAAGAAGATATCATACTAACGTGTCAGGCAAATAAGGACAACTACACAATAGCATTTGAACAGAGCATTCTGTACTCAGAGGAAAGTTATTACG aTGGCCCGGAACACTATGGAAAGTATAAGCGCATGAATATATTGAACAATCTGCAAAGTCGAACCCAGTTTATCAGACAGAAAGAATCTATGTCGCGCTCAGAAGTAAACTACACCACTTGGAGCAATTTAAAGCGAAACGTAACCACGCCACG GCCTCCAATTACAGTGAATCCGCTAATAACGCATATCTCGCGCCACAATAGAACATGTTTCGTGCGTAAAAGCTTTAGTATGCCTAACCTTCAGTCAGAACAATCGTGCTCGTTACAACAAGTACAGCTTCCATCACAAGAACGGCATCAACTGAATGTTTCACAGGCTGCAAATGGCAATAACTCCGATGAATCATTTGATAGACCGATGCGTACGTTGCTTCCAATGTGTACCATACCAACGGATTCTGAGAATGAAAGCAGTACcaatggaaatgaaatcaatGACAGTGAACAGAGTGCTGCAAATGAGCATATAACAGTGCAAGAACATCGAGAGTCGTTGATGCAAGCACAGCAACTGCAAGAGCAGCAACCGCCACAGCAGCAAACCCTGCAGCAACCATCGTTTAACTTGGTAAAGctttttatcaaacaaaagaGTAGTTCAACAGACACTTGCATGGATGTGTCGTCCGGCTGTTGGCCCAGCGATAGTACCAACAGCGGTGGCTCAGGCGACCATCAGATACATCACCTAGGTAATGGAACAATGGCTGCAAGATGTCGTAAGAAAAGTATGCATGATTCAGGAAAATGTTCGACTACTGGCGGTGGAAGCATTGGTGGAAGGCAAGGCGAAGAGGACGAATTTCAGCTGGACAGTTTAGATGCACAAATTAACAACGCCCACGTAAACGCTAACAACAATAATGgcagtgatggtggtgaagaTGATCCAAACGAAGAAAGAGGTCCACCGTCCTCTCCACAGCGAGCTCACGGTACGAATGGAGGATCGGTTCCGGGCCATATGAAACTGAACGATTTCAACCGGCAAATGCACGGCTCTCCACGAAGGCAGTACAAGGGCTTCAGTATGAACATTGGCGGAAGACGACTGTTGCAGGATCTGTTGCAGCAGCACAATGGTAGCTGCGCAGGATCAGCCAGCCCACTAAATAGCAGTACCAGtattaacaataacaataataacaatagccacaatgtaaacaacaataacagctATAAAGACACCAACAGCGATACCAGCCGCACGTCGGAAAACTTAACGCAGATTTTCAATCACAGTGGTAATAACAATACCACTACCTCTACGGGATCAAAAACAAAGATCCCGATCGACATGATAACTAAATCAATGCAAACTTCCCTTATTGGTGCTCCGGCGGCAAACGGAGGCACGGCAACGAGGGAGAAGGTTCGCGTGATACCACCTTCGTTTCTGGATCGGTTGAACGAACTTGGCGATAAACAGAAGGCTCCCGTGTTTGTGGTGTATCCTAACTATGCGCTTCCGGATTTGGGTTTCTTGAAGACGCAAAACGAAGTGGTTATATCACCACTATCGTTCAAAGAAACTATGACCGGTGCAGGTCGTCCACTTAAAAAACCGCGCCCCGTTTCAATGAACGACATTGAAAATATACGACAGCGCGAATACAAGCATGTGACGGATTGGAAGTcacttgtttttcttcttccgaCCGAGTATCGCAAGCTGCTGCGTCATATTCCGGAAGTAGGCGAACTGAGCATGTCTACCGAGAAGCAACCCATGTTTTGCATGACGCCGCCTTTACGCCGAGGTGTGGCACGGGGTGTGAGTTGTGACTGTACCAACCTGTTGCAGCAAAACACGCAGACATACAATAGTTCAAGTTCTGGAGGAAGTTCGAGCGCTGCTCCCAGCTCTGGATACAGAGGATCTTCAACGATGCTAACGACGGACTCCGAGATGGATGGTATACTGGCACCGTCGAATAGCAGCAACCTTTTCAACAATAATCTTTATGTGTACCAATACGATAGTCCAGCGGAGGTGCTGGTCCCTTGTGAGCGGCCACCTTCGGGTCGTACAGCGGGAGTAGCCCCTAAAAGCATTCTTCGCCGGCCCCAAGGTTCGGTTAGAGGGGCCAGTAATTCATCTGGCAGTGGGGCTAACGGTCAGAGCAATATGAAAGCAAAGCGTAGCAGTATGTTTGAAGAACAACAGGGGCCTCATTTCCCGCAAGGGTCGCGAGAAAAGCGACGTTCGCTGCAGGAACATCATTCGTACAACTTTTACGAAGAcgccgaagaagaagaagaagactatGAGGAACATCGGAACGAGCAAAAGCTTCACAATTCGCCGAACATGATTCCACATCCACGGTTGGCCAACACGCCAAAGTTGCCATCGGCCGATCATTACCACAAGTTGAACAAGTTGGTAGAAATGAATGATAACGATATGGCGAACCTTGCTAatggcaaacaacaacagtgtgTCGACGAGGATCTCGAAGCTCGTGCACGCGCAGAACAATTCCTGTCGCATGTACCAAAATCGGAGCTCAAGCACTATGCCGAAATTGCACACATCCTTGAATCTACCGAGATGATCGAATCTTCCGAGCCGCCTTATGATCGTACCAGACTCCGCAACGAAGTCAGTCGGCTGTTGTCCCAGAAGCGAAGCGTAGCTttcaccaaacaacaaacgacTCCAACCTCAATCGGCGGCAACAATACCACCCCTGTGCGACAGCAAGCAGCCCCAGCGACGGCTTTGTTGCGACCAACTGAAATAAAGTTTTCCACGCCACCAAACTCACCAAACATGTCGGTAACGGTAGCAAAGACGGGTCACCATGTTGCTGGTGGAATGATGGCTGAGAAGAAACCACCAGTGGCGCAGCGCACGCCATCATCCTTGGCAGGTTCGCCTGCGTCTGGCActgaaaaggaaaagcaagaTAAAATACAAACCAATCGCTTCAAGCGACTGCAAATTCAGTGGGAGCTGCTAAGTAAAGAA AGCACGAAAGCGTCTTCCGAGAGCCAGCGGAAAGAAATTCGCAGTGGTGGAAATACCCCTACGGGTGGTAATGGTGGGCCTAAATCGAGGATACCACGCCCTGTGAGTTATCCCACTACCAG AACAAATTCTGATCCAGTGGTgagcaaaacattaaaatcgCCTAGTCGCATAGTGGCCCCAAGGAAGTACGGTGCTATGCAATCCCCGGTCACAACGCCGCCCACACCTGCCCCACGCACTCCGAGTAAAACTTTTAGTAATGTTACTCCCAAGAAAGTATCATCAGCCCCCTCTCG CCCCGCAACACGCACACG CATTCCGCTCGGAAACCGGAGTAAAAAAATACCT GCTAAGTAG
- the LOC120904675 gene encoding transcription factor grauzone-like has product MDIYLITRITIREYYSFYQQVIRAQQLLQTEKERVIRNRVKADSIHLIASDEANDSKHYNHDEAIETHDTKNILLKNGDSTDYVDRKPAEEKINIITTNNEHDEQSQGIKVDGKIESFEAKSQSNVKCKSTANDKINAFKKRIEDNDRIREFFFIVCEICSKEFSTFPRLQTHSRKAHHVRGFIVCCNQKFFRTFRVLDHIAFHLKPDAFRCELCEKNYRSRYTLQEHNKSHHAEPKERPFKCDQCHQTYEKSYQLKSHISRHIPVPCHLCGKTLSSAQALRVHISHMHGTDERQICDTCGLQFRTRAALERHVRGHLGQEKENEKRQCPQCEVWVSGGAGGLKHHTQNVHPAKDKVYDCDICQRRCKNATTLYQHRKGIHAQDQYECEYCGKRFKRKIGLKEHRALHTEQMLYSCSVCDLKTNSNANMYSHIKRKHPIEWQEAQKQKQLAAAASVAKSALNVKPLEVES; this is encoded by the coding sequence ATGGATATCTACCTGATAACTCGTATTACTATACGAGAATATTACTCGTTTTATCAACAAGTTATTCGAGCACAACAGCTGTTACAAACGGAGAAGGAACGTGTGATAAGGAATCGTGTCAAAGCTGATTCTATACACCTGATCGCTAGTGATGAAGCGAACGATTCAAAGCATTACAATCATGATGAAGCCATCGAAACACATGATACTAAAAACATCCTATTGAAAAACGGGGATAGCACAGATTATGTGGATCGAAAACCTGCTGAAGAGAAGATAAATATAATCACCACTAACAACGAACATGATGAACAGAGTCAGGGAATAAAAGTAGATGGTAAAATTGAATCATTCGAAGCGAAAAGCCAATCTAACGTCAAGTGTAAGAGCACGGCAAATGATAAGATAAACGCTTTTAAGAAGCGAATAGAAGATAATGACCGAATTCGAGAATTTTTCTTTATAGTTTGTGAGATATGCTCGAAAGAGTTTTCTACATTTCCACGGCTCCAAACGCACTCTCGCAAAGCGCATCATGTTCGCGGATTCATCGTTTGCTGCAATCAAAAGTTTTTCCGCACTTTCCGGGTTCTGGATCACATCGCGTTTCACCTAAAGCCCGATGCTTTTCGGTGCGAATTGTGTGAAAAAAACTATCGCAGTCGTTACACACTTCAGGAGCACAACAAAAGCCATCATGCTGAGCCAAAGGAGCGCCCATTTAAATGCGACCAGTGTCACCAAACGTACGAAAAAAGCTATCAGCTCAAGTCCCACATCTCGCGACACATTCCAGTGCCGTGCCATCTGTGTGGCAAAACGCTTTCCAGTGCGCAGGCACTACGGGTGCACATTAGCCATATGCACGGTACTGATGAGAGGCAAATTTGTGACACATGTGGCCTACAATTTCGAACTCGAGCCGCACTCGAACGGCACGTGCGTGGTCACCTTGGGCAGGAGAAGGAGAACGAAAAGCGACAATGTCCGCAATGTGAGGTTTGGGTGAGTGGCGGGGCTGGTGGGCTTaaacatcacacacaaaatgtcCATCCGGCCAAGGACAAAGTGTATGATTGTGATATTTGCCAACGGCGATGCAAAAACGCTACCACCTTGTATCAGCACCGTAAAGGCATTCATGCTCAGGATCAGTACGAATGTGAATACTGCGGGAAAAGATTCAAGCGCAAAATTGGCCTGAAGGAACATCGGGCCCTACACACCGAGCAAATGCTATACTCTTGCAGTGTGTGCGATCTCAAAACGAACTCGAACGCGAATATGTACTCGCACATTAAACGCAAACATCCGATCGAATGGCAAGAAGctcaaaaacagaaacagttGGCAGCTGCAGCTAGTGTTGCGAAATCGGCATTAAATGTGAAACCCTTAGAGGTAGAGAGCTGA